One Papaver somniferum cultivar HN1 unplaced genomic scaffold, ASM357369v1 unplaced-scaffold_35, whole genome shotgun sequence DNA window includes the following coding sequences:
- the LOC113342278 gene encoding uncharacterized protein LOC113342278 gives MWSLGIADPVVVNFSKQAITIGVDGVHISLVHAISVQTTRRNLWRQLDMGALQLPWLAIGDFNCVLRNDEKKGGATPRTAVVNEFSDWLDDNGLFEAECLGCKFTWSNRQSGVHRIISRLDRAVINEFWLNRFENWQCKALPREVSDHSPLIGFPFVNTRPRRAPFRVQKMWFGHPDFMRMVEDSWKEPIVGSPTFIYPQNLKRLEISMKLWNQEVFGNVNVRLKQAQDRLESSMRLSDEDPSDVDKLNSMRSVAVEVNDIRMSSNIISELVDANGVTATDCNQIRNLIVDYYEAKFNGDDSVPVEALFNIDHNSISLEESARMDQLPSIDEIHAAVFDLGADSAPGPDGFAGFFYRHCWEIIWEDLVNAIMFCWSNRFIPHGVNSSLLMLLPKERGANTLRNFRPTGLSNFFLKIFTKILATGLGSVLDNLISEEQVAFMKRGNIHENISLVSEMVNKTQIRRKDGNVGLKLDITQAFDAVSWTFILEVFRRYGFSESWCDWILQIVKSARISVLVWYPGRNIPKLFREGKMTHMVNIKGIAPSHLFFADDIMIFYKDRYLGVKVMPEAIKYHHVANVVEKIKEQVAGWKGRMLSFQDRVVLNFLWSGDSKVSRSFVVAYDKICAPYEEGGLGITQLSVTNRALLMGLWWKIRNSSKVWARFLRAKFFMRNAKLVHYVKSSILPGIKWVYSLVEDNSKVLIGDGCNTSLYYDVWLGDVAIADLLEDYALDCAILVGDMLNEGGWNLSEECQNNLLAAGFVDLAKKKNGFVEEDLPRNLNGIDRGVWKPNYTGSFTVSSAKSLIRKKYAKMVGANLLWRPTVHPALAARNWKILRGACATLDKVMEYSRRLKGHMNNTVEDLKVLDFFKVSHRKVKSLVPVECRQPKNDEKSSKVDAKGEWQNVRNRRNRKVGAGEDATTSGEGTNAVAVGVGAAVGGVKVGAVVVNEVVNGAGDNVDDALSVGHGGAVVNGVVEAGLVESADDLENELFSIEAKLQATSEAFEKAKKAIALKKGLASGLSMRLKEAIKLWNQSVFGNVNARLKQATRKFERFCSRF, from the exons ATGTGGTCTTTGGGTATTGCTGATCCGGTGGTGGTGAATTTTTCCAAACAGGCTATTACCATTGGTGTGGATGGTGTTCATATTTCTCTTGTGCATGCTATTTCAGTGCAAACTACTAGGAGAAATCTGTGGAGACAGTTAGATATGGGTGCACTTCAGTTGCCATGGTTGGCAATTGGGGACTTTAATTGTGTGTTGCGTAACGATGAGAAAAAGGGTGGTGCGACTCCGAGAACGGCAGTGGTGAATGAATTTAGTGATTGGTTGGATGACAATGGCCTTTTTGAAGCGGAATGCTTGGGTTGCAAGTTTACTTGGTCTAACAGGCAATCTGGAGTTCATAGAATTATTAGTAGGCTTGACAGGGCAGTGATTAATGAGTTTTGGTTGAATCGTTTTGAGAATTGGCAGTGTAAAGCTCTTCCAAgggaagtttctgatcattcTCCTCTTATTGGTTTTCCGTTTGTTAACACGAGACCAAGAAGAGCGCCTTTTCGAGTTCAAAAAATGTGGTTTGGGCATCCCGATTTTATGCGTATGGTTGAAGATAGTTGGAAGGAACCTATTGTTGGTTCACCAACCTTTATATATCCTCAAAATTTAAAGCGTCTTGAAATTTCAATGAAGTTGTGGAATCAAGAAGTTTTTGGTAATGTTAATGTTAGGCTGAAACAGGCTCAGGATAGACTTGAAAGTTCAATGCGTTTATCGGATGAAGACCCTTCGGATGTGGACAAATTGAACTCGATGAGAAGTGTGGCAGTGGAAGTTAATGATATTAGAAT GAGTAGTAATATTATTTCAGAATTGGTGGATGCTAATGGGGTAACGGCGACTGATTGTAATCAGATTCGTAACCTTATTGTTGATTATTATGAGGCAAAGTTTAATGGTGATGATTCAGTTCCAGTTGAAGCTCTTTTTAATATTGATCATAATAGTATTTCTCTTGAGGAGAGTGCTAGAATGGATCAGTTGCCCTCAATTGATGAGATTCATGcagcggtttttgatttgggtgcGGATAGTGCGCCAGGGCCAGatgggtttgctggttttttctataggcattgttgggagattatctGGGAGGATTTGGTTAATGCTATTATGTTTTGTTGGTCTAACAGATTCATTCCTCACGGCGTGAATTCTAGTCTTCTCATGCTTCTGCCTAAAGAGAGAGGTGCTAATACTCTTCGTAACTTTAGGCCGactggtcttagtaatttttttttaaagatttttactaagattttagctacGGGGCTTGGTAGTGTTTTGGATAACTTGATTTCTGAGGaacaagtggcgtttatgaaaaGGGGAAATATCCATGAAAATATTAGTCTAGTTTCAGAGATGGTGAATAAAACGCAGATTAGGCGGAAAGATGGTAATGTTGGTTTAAAACTTGATATAACTCAGGCATTTGACGCGGTTAGTTGGACTTTCATCTTGGAGGTGTTTCGAAGATATGGTTTTTCTGAGAGTTGGTGTGACTGGATTCTCCAAATTGTCAAGTCTGCTAGAATTTCGGTTCTCGTATGGTATCCCGGAAG AAATATCCCGAAACTCTTTCGTGAGGGAAAGATGACTCATATGGTTAATATAAAAGGTATTGCTCCTTCCCATCTcttttttgctgatgacattatgattttctATAAAG ATAGGTATTTAGGGGTTAAGGTTATGCCTGAAGCCATTAAATATCATCATGTAGCCAATGTTGttgagaagatcaaagaacaagttGCGGGTTGGAAGGGAAGGatgctttcttttcaagacaGAGTGGTGTTG AATTTTTTATGGTCTGGTGATTCAAAAGTGAGTAGGTCTTTTGTTGTGGCTTATGACAAGATTTGTGCTCCTTATGAGGAAGGTGGTTTGGGTATAACTCAATTGAGTGTTACGAATAGAGCGCTTCTTATGGGTCTTTGGTGGAAAATCCGTAACTCTAGTAAGGTTTGGGCTCGTTTTCTTCGAGCCAAATTTTTCATGAGGAATGCTAAGTTGGTTCATtatgtgaaatcttctattcttccaggtATTAAATGGGTTTACTCTTTGGTGGAGGATAATTCTAAGGTTTTAATTGGTGATGGCTGTAATACTTCTCTTTACTATGATGTATGGTTGGGGGATGTAGCTATTGCTGATTTACTTGAAGATTATGCTTTGGATTGTGCTATTTTGGTAGGTGATATGCTGAATGAAGGAGGCTGGAATTTGAGTGAAGAATGTCAGAATAATTTGCTAGCTGCTGGTTTcgttgacttagcaaaaaaaaaaaatggtttcgtTGAAGAGGATTTGCCTAGGAATTTGAATGGTATTGATCGCGGGGTTTGGAAGCCCAATTACACAGGTAGTTTTACTGTCAGTTCTGCGAAATCCTTAATTCGCAAGAAGTATGCTAAGATGGTAGGAGCAAATTTGTTATGGAGGCCGACTGTGCACCCTGCCTTGGCTGCGAGGAACTGGAAaatactaagaggagcttgtgctaCGCTTGACAAG GTGATGGAGTACTCCAGGCGGCTCAAAGGGCACATGAACAATACAGTGGAGGACTTAaaggttttggatttttttaaggtctctcatagaaaggtgaagtcgCTGGTACCAGTTGAATGCAG acaaccaaagaatgatgagaaatcGTCTAAGGTGGATGCGAAAggggagtggcagaatgtgcgtaataggagaaaccgtaaggtAGGTGCTGGTGAGGATGCAACCACGTCTGGTGAGGGTACAAACGCTGTggctgtaggtgttggcgctgctgtaggtggtgtgaaAGTTGGTGCTGTTGTGGTTAATGAGgttgttaacggtgctggtgataatgtggatgatgctctttcTGTAGGGCATggtggagctgtggtgaatggggtaGTTGAAGCTGGTTTGGTGGAGAGTGCGGATGATTTGGAGAATGAATTATTCTCTATTGAAGCCAAGCTTCAGGCAacgtctgaagcttttgagaaggctaagaaggcgATAGCTTTGAAAAAGGGTTTGGCTAgtgggttgtcaatg cggttgaaggaggctaTCAAGCTATGGAATCAATCCGTTTTTGGCAATGTCAATGCTAGATTAAAGCAAGCAACTcgtaagtttgag agaTTTTGTAGtaggttttga